The Nicotiana tabacum cultivar K326 chromosome 14, ASM71507v2, whole genome shotgun sequence genome contains a region encoding:
- the LOC107797940 gene encoding uncharacterized protein LOC107797940 yields MSSTSLLVGPPALRFEPPLSAVEIPVSGDNPITNLTDKTSNLNLSKLPLRGLTENNSATFISSGNPCLDFFFHVVPDTSPDDLIGRLELAWAHNPLMALKLICNLRGVRGTGKSDKEGFYTAAFWLHYTHPKTLACNVHAFADFGYFKDFLEILFRILEGPFVRQKEKEEREQWRGRGRGRGRFKRVNRPREGNEEKKEKIKKNLEEIKEEMKAEQEKARCLRKEKERAKAKEALEKYYSDGNYRLLHDKISDFFAELLRADIEKLNSGKVNEISLAAKWCPTVDSSYDKATLMCESIAKKMFPRENYSEYNGVEEGHYAYRVRDRLRKDVLVPLHKALELPEVYMSAKKWNSLPYNRVASVAMKNYKELFLKHDEERFNKYLEDVKSGKAKIAAGALLPHEIIGALSDGDGGEVAELQWKRMVDDLCKKGKLSNCIAVCDVSGSMNGIPMEVSVALGVLVSELSEEPWRGKLITFSADPEMQKVEGDTLKEKTEFVRCMDWGMNTDFQKVFDRILEVAVQGKLSEDQMIKRVFVFSDMEFDQASENAWETDYQATQRKFVEKGYKNVPEIVFWNLRDSRSTPVLEKQSGVALVSGFSKNLLTMFLEGGGIVNPVEVMELAISGDEYKKLVVYD; encoded by the coding sequence ATGTCATCAACCTCTTTGCTAGTTGGTCCACCAGCCCTCCGCTTTGAGCCACCGTTATCCGCCGTTGAAATTCCCGTCTCCGGTGACAATCCCATAACCAATTTAACTGATAAAACCTCAAATCTCAATCTCTCGAAGCTTCCTCTGAGGGGTTTGACGGAAAACAACTCAGCCACTTTCATATCATCCGGCAACCCATGTTTGGATTTCTTCTTCCACGTGGTGCCTGACACGTCACCCGATGATCTGATCGGACGGCTGGAATTAGCTTGGGCTCACAACCCTTTAATGGCTCTGAAGTTGATTTGCAATCTCAGGGGCGTTAGAGGCACCGGTAAGTCTGATAAAGAAGGGTTTTATACGGCAGCGTTTTGGTTACACTATACTCACCCTAAAACCCTTGCTTGTAATGTTCATGCTTTTGCTGATTTTGGGTACTTTAAGGATTTTCTAGAAATTCTATTCAGAATTTTAGAAGGACCGTTTGTGAGGCAAAAAGAGAAAGAGGAGAGAGAACAATGGCGAGGTCgcggtcgtggtcgcggtagATTTAAGAGGGTTAATAGGCCTAGAGAAGGAAAtgaggagaagaaggagaaaattaagaaaaatttGGAGGAAATAAAGGAAGAAATGAAGGCAGAACAAGAGAAAGCAAGATGTTTGAGGAAGGAAAAAGAGAGAGCTAAGGCGAAAGAGGCGTTAGAAAAATACTATTCCGATGGGAATTATAGGCTTTTACATGATAAGATATCGGATTTTTTTGCTGAGCTTTTGAGGGCTGATATTGAGAAATTGAATTCTGGAAAAGTTAATGAGATTAGTTTGGCTGCGAAATGGTGTCCGACTGTTGATTCGTCGTATGATAAGGCGACTCTGATGTGTGAGAGCATTGCGAAAAAGATGTTTCCTAGGGAGAATTATAGTGAGTACAATGGGGTTGAGGAGGGTCATTATGCTTATAGGGTGAGAGATAGATTGAGAAAAGATGTGCTTGTGCCTTTACACAAGGCGTTAGAGTTGCCGGAGGTGTACATGAGTGCTAAGAAGTGGAATTCGTTGCCATACAATAGGGTGGCGTCTGTGGCGATGAAGAATTACAAAGAACTCTTTTTGAAGCATGATGAGGAGAGGTTTAATAAATATCTTGAGGATGTGAAGTCAGGGAAGGCGAAAATTGCAGCCGGAGCGTTGCTTCCTCATGAGATTATTGGGGCATTGAGCGACGGAGATGGTGGGGAAGTAGCAGAACTTCAGTGGAAAAGAATGGTTGATGATCTttgtaagaaaggaaaattaagtAATTGTATCGCGGTATGTGATGTTTCTGGGAGTATGAATGGGATACCCATGGAGGTTTCTGTGGCACTTGGTGTGTTGGTTTCAGAATTGAGTGAGGAACCGTGGAGGGGAAAATTGATCACGTTTAGCGCTGATCCTGAAATGCAGAAAGTTGAAGGTGATACTTTAAAAGAGAAGACTGAATTTGTCAGGTGTATGGATTGGGGTATGAACACAGACTTCCAGAAAGTGTTTGATAGAATTTTGGAAGTGGCAGTACAAGGAAAACTAAGTGAAGATCAAATGATAAAGAGGGTGTTTGTGTTCAGTGATATGGAGTTTGATCAGGCATCTGAAAATGCATGGGAGACAGATTATCAAGCAACACAACGGAAATTTGTAGAGAAGGGATACAAAAATGTGCCGGAGATTGTGTTCTGGAACCTTCGAGATTCAAGGTCGACTCCTGTTTTGGAAAAGCAAAGTGGTGTAGCACTTGTGAGTGGGTTTTCTAAGAATCTGTTGACCATGTTCTTGGAGGGTGGTGGAATCGTTAATCCAGTGGAAGTTATGGAGCTTGCTATTTCTGGTGATGAGTACAAGAAGCTTGTAGTTTATGACTAA